The region CACAAATTGACAACCATATGTGAATTAATCCCCCCTTACCTCAAAATTCCAGCAGTAAATCCTAGCTTTGGCTATGGCCTTTCTCCTTCTCCAACCCCTGACTCTGTCTTTGTCTCACTAAAGTTCTTCTCTGAATTACCTCCAAATGATACGTACTGCTAAAAACCCTTATTCTCTAATaatctttattatttatttaacCTAATTTCAATTATTAATTATTCCACTTCAGCCCACAACTCACTTATGCTTCCTCACCACTTACATCATATTTCCATTAATTCTATTTTCCACCCCATCTCTTAATATTCATATTTCCTctttatttaaattaattaaaattaactataattctaattaattctCACAATTCACCCAAAATCCCCCAAAACCCTAAACAAGCCAAATACACcaataatcaaaataaaattaatttaattcaattaaaatataaatataaaatatcggggtgttacaactctcccccatTTAAATATTTTCCGTCCTCGAAAATTATATGATGCAAAAAGCTCCAGATAAGACTCTCTCATTCGACTCTCGAACTCCCATGTCACACTTCCACCAACAAGTCCTCCTGAGACAACTCTCACCGAAGCAATCTCCTTGTCTTGCAAGTGCTTCACTTCGCGATCCTCAATTCGCAATGAGGAAGACACTCCTTAATTGACCACTTTACATGCCATCTTAGAAGAGGCACGACATGACTTGTAGTACATGCAACAGAGGAGGAATATGAACGTCAGATATACATAATAGTTATCTTTTAGTTTGTATATTTTGATATTTTGTATTATGATTTGTTGTGTGATTGATTATGATATTTTGACATTCAAATATATGCAGtaatttttctattttaatattataaatgAATGAGTGATGTGTACGATTTATTGTGAGATTGGTTTAGAAATGCCTTATCATGTAAGTTTTATTAAAAAGTGTCATATTTCTTCTAATTTATTATCTAAGGATGTAAAATCCAGTGACGAGGTTAAATTAGAGATATCTCAACATGTGTTTCTCCCATGGtaagaaaaaacaaaaaaaatacGTAGGCAAGGTTAATCAGAAGATGATAATCTATACTATTTTTTGGCAAAAATGAGGTGTTATTCTGATGAAGTGATTTGATGTATGATAGACGAGTCCATATTTTGAAACCCATTTTGAAATTCATACCATACTAAAGGTATTTTGAGATTTCCATAGGATGTATGATTATTGTATAGTGTAGAGAAAAACAACATAAACAATCATTTTTATAGTATGTGTGGTTTAATTTTTGGGAGAGCccaaatcaattttaaaattGTAGAATTGTTTCTAGAATGATTTTAATGTGTTTGGTTTTTCTAAAATAGAATTGATATATTCGGCCTCCATGATTGATTTTTAGTGAAACACTTTTACattaatatatttaaatataaatcAATTATACTTATAATAAATCTTACAAAAGTCATTTATGTGAACCTTCAATTTCCTTTACAGTATCTAGGCATTCTTCAATAAAATCCCCTTTAGATTAAAAAAATCTTAAAGTTATTGTAGTTGGATGTATGTATGCGGAAAATAATTTTACACTATTTATCATCAAAGATTTTCCATATGTTAGGCATTTTTTGAATTTTCCTAGTAGAATTTGATGGTTAAGGCACAGAGTCCGGCACTAATAGTGGCAACTGGCATCCGTTGACGGCCATTCAGATTCGAACTTAAATGCTTCAGAGTTCAGAATCCATCACCACCGCAGTTCACGCCTTTCTTTCGCAAAGTCTATGATATAATTTTCTTAATGTCTATTTTGTCAAACATCAAAAGGGTACTAAGAAAAAGTAATATTTTCATACGAGTAACAAAAGAAAACACTATCTCCATTGTAAAACAGCATATATTATTTTTTACAAAAAGCATATTTGAAAAGTCCACATCCAttactttttctttcttttgtgaaataatttCCACAGAAAAACCACTATAAATGCACTAACCATAGACCTACATTAACTAATTCCTCCAAACACGAACTTAAATAAATTTCCAACAGGTTTTGGTCACTAGCTTTTAGCCATGACCTCTAAATTTATCTCAAAAAGTTTGATTATAGTCTCCCTTCTAATATCTCTAGCTCTACCATCCACTCTTGGTAAGTCTCCAAAACTGCTAAATTGTGGTATTATCTAACCCTTAAACAAATACATTTTTTTATATCTGATATATTAGTTTTTAATACTAATATGATATTGACATATATGATTATATTCTAATGCTAACTTGTATGTTAGGAGCACAAAATAAAAAATCTATTTATAGAAAATTTGTATTgaaaaaaataattgaaaaattaattttatatttttattaaaaacaaTACATAACTTTTAAGATAaatttttttcatttaattatAAATTTATAATCGTGGGACACAAGTTAGCCTTACACTAAGTTTTATACGATTGACTGATGAACTAATATATGATAATATGGTGAAACTAATGCAGGAGGGATAGAATGTGAGAATCTAAGCACAGAAACATGTTCGTTTGCTGTTTCATCTAGCAGCAAAAGGTGTGTCCTAGAGAAACACGTGAAAAGAACCGGAGAAGAAGCATACACATGCAAAACATCAGAGATAGAAGCTGATAAACTAAAGGATCACATTGAGAGCGACCAATGTATAAAAGCTTGTGATTTAGACAGAAAAGCACTTGGAATTTCATCAGACTCACTTCTGGAATCACGTTTCACAGAGAAGTTATGTTCTCCACAGTGTTACCAGAGTTGTCCAAATATTGTTGATCTTTACTTCAATCTTGCAGCTGGGGAAGGTGTATTTCTTCCTAAGTTGTGTGAAGTGAAAGGTGGAAATGCTCGTCGTGGAATGGCGGAATTGAAAAGCTCTGGTTATGTTGCACCAGGACCTGTGCATTCAGTGGAGTTTGTAGCTTCATCTCCACAGCCAATAGGGTATGTGGAGTTTGCAGAAGAACCGGTGGTTGCTCCATCATATCCACCATACTAAATGTACTAGTTTAAGAAACTTAgataaaaaaagaaataaagagTACTACTATATATTTAGTTTGTACTACTAATAATGAAGTTTGCACCTACGTAGAAGTGTTTTGAAATATCGCTCTATGGTATGGACAAAAGTAATATATATGAAGGCATTTTTTTGTGTGTTTTGGATACAAATGGATGAAGATGAATAATTTGTGTTGTTTAGAGTTCCATTTACTTCTTATGATGTATCTTAATTTGAAAATGTATTGATACATCCATTGTGTGACATTATCATGCACAACAATAAAAGTTGTAACTGCTAATAATCTCTCTTGAACCTATATCACTGAGAACTTAAAATTTTCAAGCCACACCAACAATAAAAAAAACTAGTGACCGTGAAATGAAACTCttattttatttaaatgttaaaaaaaatattttgtgcAATTTAAGTGATAATCAGTTAATACGATGTATAATCGGTTATAGATGTCAAAATAAGTCAAATAAATAGTAGAAAAATGTTTATAAAGTTTGTGTAACCGGTATGTATTTCCAGTAACCGGTTATCGCTATTAATTAATTTCAGTTTGTTTCAGCTGTAACCGGATACAGATTTTGTGTAATTAGTTACAGACTCGAGTTTTTGATTTTTCGGTTATTTGGTTTATGTTAATTGTGTCTCAAATCATTGTGTAATATTTGTATATATGTCTTGAATGACATCCCCgtccatttttcatgaaatacATTCTCAACCTcaactctctctctctttctctctctctctctctctcaccAATCTTGTAAGATTAAATACAGACTCTATCATATGCACTTGCTATGAGATGTCCTATTTCATGAAAGCACATCCATTTTCCTCCAGCGCCGATCCACTAATGCAAGGAACAAGAGACACATAAATTGCATCAAAAATTTCTTTCTTTCTGTAAAGTTATGCATGATTCTTTATGGGTCATCAACTCATGAATAAGTTGATGGCACACAAGTGTGTGATCATCTTCTTTTTTACCGAGCAAAGCTGAAACAACTCGAAAATCGCAACTACCGTCACACTTAACATTGACGATCCATTGgatgtatttgtgcataaaaatAAGCATCTCGTtaattaatgaaattttttgtggaggCGGTGAACGAAGTGATTTGCTAATGCGAGCTCCTTTAAAAAAATactttttttgagatttttgGAGTTGATGAGTTTAGAAAAACTCtgtcaacatgttcaaaatacGAAAGAGACCACATCATTAAATTGTCACTCAGTGTAGGCTTGACCTTCTTCGGAACACCTTTTGTTTTTACCGGCTGAGAGGGTGGTTTTAAGTCATACTATTGAAAATATATTTTCGGTGACACAATATTACAATGGTCATTTTTTCACCGTAGTCATATCGTATTTTTTACGCACATTCTTTTTTTTAGTTTTATTAAATAACTTTTCATCACGGTCCTTGAAAATAACCGTGGTCGTAGAACTTGGATGACAAGCTTCAAATCCCAGCTTcaacatttttccattttttcaataaaaataagCGTGTGTCCCTTCAcatttattatttaaaaattaaaagtATAACAACTACTGTTGTTTGATTCAACCGTGATTATATGTTCAATATTTCACTATAGTTGAAACTTGCAACCGTTGTGAAATTATTTTCCACAAAATTAAAACATAACATCAGGTACCTCATTTTGTTCATAACGCTCAAGTGTGCCCTATCGAACGAGACGACAACGATATCAAAATCATTTCTGGAAACAAATATCATTTATGGATACAAAATATTTATCCTCTTCGACTTACAGTACATTACCATTATATGTTTGTTGCTCTGTCTCTgtctctgtctctctctctctctctctctctctctctctctctgtctgTCTCTCTCTCTTGTGGTAATGCTAGTGCTTTCTGAAGGTTTATGTTCTTCGCTAGGGTTACATTTCATTTCTTTGTATATTTTTTAACATAATAAAGTTGTGATATGTATTGTTCATGTTTTGTGACTATAACTTTATTCATGTTTCCATGTTCATGTTTTGTGACTATAATTTTATTCATATTACAAATTAATTATTGGTTTGTTGATTATAGTCGTAGTTTTGGAATTGTTAAAGGAAGTAAATGGAAACAAATACTAATAGAAGGAAATTCTTTTATTCATTAAGAATGCATTACATTTTTTATCCTAAAGACGTTAGATAATTTTATTTTTCATCTCACTCTTCTTCCATTGGATCCTCCTTCCTCTTAGGCTTT is a window of Lathyrus oleraceus cultivar Zhongwan6 chromosome 6, CAAS_Psat_ZW6_1.0, whole genome shotgun sequence DNA encoding:
- the LOC127092793 gene encoding uncharacterized protein LOC127092793, with translation MTSKFISKSLIIVSLLISLALPSTLGGIECENLSTETCSFAVSSSSKRCVLEKHVKRTGEEAYTCKTSEIEADKLKDHIESDQCIKACDLDRKALGISSDSLLESRFTEKLCSPQCYQSCPNIVDLYFNLAAGEGVFLPKLCEVKGGNARRGMAELKSSGYVAPGPVHSVEFVASSPQPIGYVEFAEEPVVAPSYPPY